From the Carassius carassius chromosome 45, fCarCar2.1, whole genome shotgun sequence genome, one window contains:
- the LOC132127801 gene encoding stanniocalcin-like, with product MFLKSGFVLLLVLVASVFGTDQEPAQPRRARFSANSPTEVARCLNGALQVGCAAFACLENSTCDTDGMHEICNAFLNTAAIFNTEGKTFVKESIKCIANGITSKVFQTIKRCSTFQKMIAEVQEECYKKLDICEVARSNPEAIGDVVQVPSHFPNRYYSTLLQSLMECDADTVEVVRAGLVARLGPDMATLFQLLQNKPCPPEPAAAGSSGMEGHTGFRWAPMFKIQPNLRNRDPTHLFARKRSVEGSS from the exons ATGTTCCTGAAAAGCGGATTTGTTTTACTCCTCGTTTTGGTTGCATCTGTGTTTGGAACAGATCAAGAACCTGCACAACCAAGACGAGCACGGTTCTCTGCCAACAGCCCTA CTGAGGTTGCCCGCTGTCTGAACGGTGCTCTGCAGGTGGGCTGCGCAGCGTTCGCATGTCTGGAGAATTCGACCTGCGACACTGACGGCATGCATGAGATCTGCAACGCCTTCCTCAACACTGCTGCGATTTTCAATACAGAG GGTAAGACGTTTGTGAAAGAGAGCATCAAGTGCATCGCCAACGGTATCACCTCTAAGGTCTTCCAGACCATCAAACGCTGTTCCACCTTCCAGAAGATGATTGCTGAAGTGCAGGAGGAATGCTACAAGAAGCTTGACATCTGCGAGGTGGCCAGATCTAACCCTGAGGCCATCGGAGACGTGGTCCAGGTGCCCAGCCACTTCCCAAACAG GTACTACAGCACACTTCTGCAGAGCTTGATGGAGTGCGATGCAGACACCGTGGAGGTGGTGCGAGCCGGGCTGGTGGCCAGACTCGGACCTGATATGGCCACACTCTTCCAGCTGCTTCAAAACAAGCCCTGCCCACCCGAACCTGCTGCCGCCGGGTCTTCTGGGATGGAGGGCCACACCGGCTTCCGCTGGGCTCCCATGTTCAAGATCCAGCCCAACCTGCGCAACAGGGACCCCACGCACCTCTTCGCCAGGAAACGCTCAGTTGAAGGGAGCTCTTAG